A single window of Populus nigra chromosome 17, ddPopNigr1.1, whole genome shotgun sequence DNA harbors:
- the LOC133677547 gene encoding uncharacterized protein LOC133677547, whose amino-acid sequence MEKLKCLVPESIKRMVGESCDEDLASTSSTLLHCLLNLPQFQQMIDDLADSNNSLCGKNKKVAMELKQKGNESYLTAEYASALESYSQALRVAPMDVVDMDKNLVATLFLNRASLFHKIGFLTESLRDCKRAIQISPTYAKAWYRRGKANVDLGNFKDAVNDFNNAKSFELSLDGKRHIETELNIILERQRSTSRMAVQENENCFGHFDEPRQLKLSQVSTPDKGRGMASQCDIPQASLVHKEEPYALIILKSCRETHCHYCLNQLRADTVPCTSCTIPLYCSEHCQIQAGGEPFSNFQDKIGTKESHSHSHGEYKFALCSDSNPIECFPEHKHECLGVNWPAILPSDIVLAGRILVKSTSQRCSTESNVLCDLGLSHSYTQITPESKLELHIYAIVLLCCLQHSFGFELPINGVSLSQTIILISQIRVNSMAIVRMKSVDDPPDQFRKLTSVGDALTSSLEQVPVGQAIYKAASLFNHSCLPNIHAYFLSRTLFIRTTEYVSTGCPLELSYGPQVGQSDCEDRLRYLADKYSFRCQCRGCSQLNLSDLVLHAFCCVNHNCAGVVLESTIINGETRKLNNFPRAPEKQKFDYHLQGHKLNVVDINDVASLALKFNNSSLHIHPGFCLHCGSHRDLDASHEAINKAWSYIKRLQEAIISKDISGTTLLDASRALGILRSTLHAYNKSVAEAEDNLAQAFCLVRDFQSAREHCKESIKILQTLYDPDHIVIGYELVKLASIQLSLDDPAAVDSTNHLGLIFARYFGPHVDFIVPYQQFLKRVAHR is encoded by the exons atggAGAAGTTGAAATGTTTAGTTCCGGAGAGTATAAAGCGGATGGTGGGAGAAAGCTGTGATGAAGATCTTGCGTCCACGTCTTCTACTCTACTTCACTGCCTCCTTAACTTGCCCCAGTTTCAACAA ATGATTGATGATTTGGCGGATTCAAATAATAGTCTCTGTGGAAAGAACAAGAAAGTCGCTATGGAATTGAAGCAAAAAGGAAATGAATCTTATTTAACAGCAGAGTACGCCTCTGCTTTGGAATCCTATTCCCAGGCACTCCGTGTTGCTCCAATGGATGTTGTTGATATGGACAAAAATCTGGTTGCCACCTTATTTCTCAACCGGGCTTCTTTATTTCAT aaAATAGGTTTTCTTACCGAGTCTCTACGGGATTGCAAGCGCGCGATTCAAATTTCCCCAACGTATGCCAAG GCATGGTATAGGAGGGGCAAAGCAAATGTTGATTTAGGAAATTTTAAAGATGCTGTCAACGACTTCAACAATGCTAAAAGTTTTGAGTTGTCATTGGATGGAAAGAGGCACATAGAAACTGAATTAAACATAATCCTAGAAAGACAAAGAAGCACAAGCAGGATGGCAGTTCAGGAGAATGAGAACTGCTTTGGACATTTTG ATGAGCCACGCCAATTAAAACTATCACAAGTTTCAACACCAGATAAGGGAAGGGGCATGGCTTCACAATGTGACATTCCCCAAGCATCCTTGGTTCACAAGGAAGAACCTTATGCATTG ATCATATTGAAGAGTTGCCGGGAAACACACTGTCATTACTGCTTGAATCAACTACGAGCAGATACAGTCCCCTGTACGTCATGTACAATACCACTTTACTGCTCCGAACATTGCCAGATACAAGCTGGAGGAGAACCATTCAGTAATTTTCAGGACAAAATTGGAACCAAGGAAAGTCACTCCCATAGCCATGGAGAGTATAAGTTTGCTTTATGCAGTGATTCCAATCCAATTGAGTGCTTTCCTGAACACAAACATGAATGTCTAGGTGTAAACTGGCCTGCCATATTGCCATCTGATATAGTCCTGGCTGGTCGAATTCTAGTGAAATCTACCTCGCAAAGATGTTCTACCGAGTCTAATGTTCTTTGTGATCTG GGTCTCTCTCACAGCTATACACAAATTACTCCAGAAAGCAAATTGGAGCTACATATATATGCAATTGTATTGTTATGCTGTCTGCAGCATTCTTTCGGCTTTGAACTTCCAATTAATGGAGTCTCTTTATCACAG ACTATCATCCTTATATCTCAAATCAGGGTGAACTCTATGGCAATTGTCCGAATGAAATCTGTTGATGACCCACCAGATCAGTTCAGAAAGCTTACCTCTGTTGGAGATGCTTTAACTAGTAGTTTGGAACAG GTTCCCGTGGGTCAAGCTATATACAAAGCTGCCAGTTTGTTCAACCATTCTTGCTTGCCAAAcattcatgcatattttctttCGCGTACTCTGTTTATACGAACAACAGAGTATGTGTCAACAGGTTGTCCCCTGGAGTTGTCCTACGGTCCTCAG GTTGGGCAATCGGACTGTGAAGACCGCCTTAGGTATCTGGCAGATAAGTACTCATTTCGATGCCAGTGCCGTGGTTGTTCACAATTAAATCTATCTGACCTCGTTCTTCATGCCTTTTGCTGTGTTAATCATAACTGTGCCGGTGTAGTCCTGGAGAGCACCATCATAAACGGAGAAACACGCAAACTTAATAACTTTCCTAGAGCTCCTGAAAAACAGAAATTTGATTATCACTTGCAG gGTCACAAGCTCAATGTTGTAGATATAAACGATGTGGCAAGCCTTGCTCTCAAGTTTAACAATAGCTCCCTTCATATTCATCCTGGATTTTGTTTGCATTGTGGCTCACATCGTGATCTGGACGCTTCGCATGAAGCCATCAACAAAGCTTGGAGTTATATCAAGAG GTTGCAGGAAGCAATCATTTCAAAAGATATCTCAGGAACCACCCTTTTAGATGCTTCAAGGGCCCTTGGTATTTTGAGATCAACCTTGCATGCATACAACAAGAGTGTTGCAGAG GCTGAGGACAATCTTGCACAAGCATTTTGTTTGGTTAGAGACTTCCAATCTGCTAGGGAACACTGTAAAGAATCAATCAAG ATACTCCAAACACTGTATGATCCTGATCACATTGTCATTGGATATGAACTGGTCAAGCTTGCAAGCATTCAGCTATCCTTGGATGACCCTGCAGCTGTGGACAGCACAAACCATCTGGGCTTGATATTTGCGCGGTATTTTGGACCGCATGTAGACTTTATTGTCCCATATCAGCAGTTCCTGAAAAGAGTAGCTCACCGGTAG
- the LOC133677489 gene encoding uncharacterized protein LOC133677489, translating into MSQNPNLQKQAHNPSSGSLAERVRVTDTTTRFSLDPIPRQSCGTRLSIPEELLTDSSEKWTRCMVGFCPGFKMNYHIVNMIATRAWKNHGLENVMTTAGGFMIFRFNIEAAMHDVLEKGPWMFGGKAIILQQWHPHFVFDKNKISKLPVWIRLHGLPFPLWSKAGLSLIASMAGRPLSCDEQTYNCTRLDYARVCIEIDAALPLIHQFEIETPLFVEPIMIQVEYEWKPPRCGKCCLFGHVCPSVPSLAPTVKGKEICEPTTSMRIPPAAVNTPRENTFMAPQVVTDTLPPVSNEHALNIPVSKVMVQHLASPASTSNSDIAQPPEEASLLHIIPYANPILATAWNDNCGSDQESTHDPQHMEDCQHLLTGFSNCMENRMASLTNNSNPLTDTTESSLDASFPQGTTSSLQVKKKKGKKSQTKIAPANLNTVTTSLNLPAWKFLSNSNTSPTCRILVGWDPSIFHLSCLQLSDQWVTCNVFSLTTKETFQITFVYGLNTPAGRSSLWNYITQQAPLLSSTPWLLLGDFNAILKSSDRAGGDPNWYGHQNDFDTCIQDTELIQLPYSGLKFTWHNGQLGGNSIMKKLDWIFANHSLLLKWPLAHYKVLPRDHSDHSAMILEFQPHLQRPPASSFKFLNFWADREDFLDIVRTIWHTPSSGNPIYSFTSKLQALKHALKNLHRHNSNHISTRMADAKAAWTATQVMLDSSPTIPDLITSERDKAKLFARLSKDEEAFYRQRSRIQWLHLGDRNTKFFHRSLLHRQSRNRIHALADEAGHIIHDQNDLGHLVVRYYQNLLTAPPQPDEDISRLYSSLISPAQQSGLEQPVTNEEIKAALFSIPDDKACWETKAIGGHRSKGKQKKEQRRGRSLGQPELLHNHHLNKGPARCALKIDLKKAFDIISWQFIIKGLQCIGLPERMITWIRACISSAFFSVGINGSLHGFFPSSRGLRQGDPLSPYLFVIAMEGLGGMLRLVAQNPSFKFHWRCKQNSITHLAFADDLMVFCHADLASVELIRGALDSFASISGLIINHRKSSVFLSGVEDSIGLAITNCLQFQLGVLPVKYLGVPLISSRLSRQHCTLLVERIVSRIRLWTSASLTYAGRLQLIKSTLFSIQVYWSSLFILPTFIIRRIKGIFAAFIWKGTSLTPTGAKVAWASLCYPKSEGGLGIKRIKDWNKAAILKLVWRILTESSSVWVSWIHSTLLRGRCFWFYTAPSSSTWSWRKLLLSRTWSKGYFVPFIGNGRHTFLWLDYWLPSGRRLCDLLPFRLLSSTHLPWNAKVAEIISGGIWAFPEGHVDLLPF; encoded by the exons ATGTCACAGAACCCTAATCTACAAAAGCAGGCTCATAACCCCTCCTCAGGGTCCTTGGCTGAGAGAGTCAGAGTAACGGACACCACCACAAGGTTCTCTTTGGACCCTATTCCCAGGCAATCTTGTGGAACCCGACTCAGTATACCTGAAGAGCTTCTAACAGATTCTTCAGAAAAATGGACAAGGTGTATGGTCGGTTTCTGCCCTGGATTCAAAATGAATTACCACATTGTCAATATGATTGCTACTAGAGCCTGGAAGAATCATGGGCTAGAGAACGTTATGACTACAGCGGGTGGTTTCATGATTTTCAGATTTAACATTGAAGCAGCCATGCATGACGTTTTGGAGAAGGGTCCTTGGATGTTTGGGGGAAAAGCAATCATCTTGCAGCAATGGCACCCCCATTTTGTCTTTGATAAGAACAAGATATCCAAACTACCAGTTTGGATACGATTACATGGTCTACCATTTCCACTCTGGTCTAAGGCCGGTCTAAGCCTCATAGCCAGTATGGCAGGCCGCCCCTTATCTTGTGATGAACAAACTTACAACTGCACTCGCTTGGACTATGCAAGAGTGTGTATAGAGATTGATGCAGCCCTTCCACTCATCCACCAGTTTGAAATTGAAACACCCCTCTTTGTGGAACCTATTATGATACAGGTGGAGTATGAATGGAAGCCTCCAAGGTGTGGAAAGTGCTGTCTATTTGGTCATGTATGTCCTTCTGTGCCATCCTTGGCTCCTACggtaaaaggaaaggaaatttgTGAGCCTACTACAAGTATGCGAATCCCTCCAGCAGCTGTCAACACCCCTCGTGAGAATACTTTTATGGCCCCTCAAGTGGTTACCGATACTCTCCCCCCGGTAAGTAATGAACATGCACTCAACATCCCTGTTTCTAAGGTTATGGTGCAACACCTGGCCTCCCCAGCTTCAACAAGCAACAGTGACATTGCTCAACCTCCAGAGGAAGCCTCGCTGTTGCACATAATTCCTTATGCCAACCCTATATTAGCAACAGCATGGAATGATAATTGTGGATCAGACCAAGAGTCCACACATGATCCTCAACACATGGAAGACTGTCAGCATCTGCTTACTGGATTTTCTAATTGCATGGAAAATAGAATGGCATCCCTTACTAACAATAGCAATCCATTGACAGATACCACAGAATCTTCACTGGATGCCTCTTTCCCTCAAGGTACAACCTCTTCTCTTCAAGTTAAGAAAAAGAAGGGGAAGAAGTCGC AGACCAAAATTGCTCCTGCTAACTTGAATACTGTTACCACAAGCCTCAATCTCCCAGCTTGGAAGTTCCTATCGAACTCCAACACATCCCCCACCTGCAGAATCCTTGTGGGATGGGATCCCTCTATATTTCATCTCTCTTGCCTCCAGCTTTCTGACCAGTGGGTGACTTGTAATGTGTTTTCCCTTACTACAAAGGAAACTTTCCAAATTACCTTTGTATATGGGCTAAACACCCCCGCTGGTAGAAGCTCCTTATGGAACTATATCACTCAGCAAGCTCCCCTACTCTCTTCCACCCCATGGTTATTATTAGGAGATTTCAATGCAATCCTCAAGTCCTCAGACAGAGCAGGGGGTGATCCGAACTGGTATGGGCATCAGAATGATTTCGACACTTGCATTCAAGATACTGAGTTAATTCAGCTTCCCTACTCCGGTCTAAAATTCACCTGGCACAATGGACAGTTAGGGGGTAATTCTATCATGAAGAAACTTGACTGGATCTTTGCTAACCACTCCTTACTCCTCAAATGGCCATTAGCTCATTACAAGGTCCTCCCTAGGGATCACTCCGACCACAGCGCCATGATATTAGAGTTCCAGCCTCACTTGCAGCGACCACCTGCTTCTTCCTTTAAGTTTCTGAACTTCTGGGCTGATAGGGAGGATTTCCTGGATATTGTTAGAACAATTTGGCATACACCTTCTTCTGGTAACCCCATATACAGTTTTACATCTAAGCTGCAGGCCCTCAAGCATGCCCTAAAGAATCTGCATAGACACAATTCAAATCATATCTCTACGAGGATGGCTGATGCTAAGGCAGCATGGACCGCAACTCAGGTCATGTTGGATTCATCCCCCACCATACCTGATCTCATTACTTCAGAAAGGGATAAAGCCAAACTCTTTGCCCGGCTTAGCAAGGATGAAGAAGCTTTCTACAGACAACGCTCCAGAATTCAATGGCTGCACTTGGGGGatagaaatacaaaatttttTCACCGATCTCTGCTCCATCGACAATCAAGAAACAGGATCCATGCTTTAGCAGATGAAGCAGGACACATTATCCATGACCAAAATGATTTGGGACATTTGGTTGTTCGGTATTATCAAAATCTCTTAACAGCCCCTCCTCAACCCGATGAGGATATCTCACGACTGTACTCTTCTTTAATATCTCCTGCACAGCAATCAGGACTTGAGCAGCCAGTCACAAATGAAGAGATCAAAGCAGCCCTTTTCTCTATTCCTGATGATAAAGC CTGCTGGGAAACAAAAGCCATCGGTGGACACAGAAGCAAAGGAAAGCAGAAGAAGGAGCAGAGGAGAGGACGCAGTCTCGGCCAGCCAGAACTGCTGCATAACCATCACCTAAACAAGGGCCCGGCTAGATGTGCTCTAAAGATTGATCTAAAGAAGGCCTTTGATATAATAAGCTGGCAATTCATCATTAAAGGTCTGCAATGTATTGGACTTCCAGAACGCATGATCACATGGATAAGAGCCTGCATCTCTTCGGCTTTCTTCTCAGTGGGAATTAATGGTTCTCTTCATGGTTTCTTCCCATCTAGCAGAGGCCTCAGGCAAGGTGACCCCCTTTCTCCCTATCTTTTTGTGATAGCCATGGAAGGTCTAGGTGGTATGCTTCGGCTGGTTGCTCAGAATCCAAGTTTCAaattccactggagatgcaaacAGAATTCCATCACTCACCTAGCATTTGCTGATGACCTTATGGTCTTCTGCCATGCTGACTTAGCCTCTGTGGAATTAATCAGAGGAGCTCTGGACTCTTTTGCTAGCATATCAGGTCTGATCATAAATCACAGGAAAAGTTCTGTTTTCCTCTCGGGTGTAGAGGATAGCATCGGGTTGGCCATCACAAACTGCCTCCAATTCCAACTAGGAGTCTTGCCGGTCAAATACCTGGGAGTTCCCCTCATCAGCTCAAGACTTTCTCGTCAACACTGCACTCTATTAGTTGAAAGAATTGTCTCAAGGATCCGCTTGTGGACCTCTGCTTCACTAACATATGCAGGCCGGCTCCAACTTATCAAATCCACTCTTTTCTCCATTCAAGTCTACTGGTCAAGTCTCTTCATCCTGCCTACTTTCATAATCAGACGAATTAAAGGCATCTTTGCTGCCTTCATTTGGAAGGGCACGTCCCTCACCCCTACAGGTGCTAAAGTTGCATGGGCTTCTCTCTGCTACCCAAAGTCTGAAGGAGGATTAGGgataaaaagaatcaaagacTGGAATAAGGCAGCTATACTCAAGCTGGTCTGGAGGATCCTAACGGAAAGTTCTTCAGTTTGGGTGTCCTGGATTCATTCTACTCTTCTTCGTGGTCGCTGCTTCTGGTTCTATACTGCTCCCTCTTCCTCCACTTGGTCCTGGCGGAAGCTGCTTCTTAGCAGAACTTGGAGTAAAGGTTACTTTGTCCCTTTCATTGGTAATGGTCGTCACACATTTCTTTGGCTGGACTACTGGCTTCCAAGTGGCAGAAGACTATGCGATCTCCTCCCTTTCCGATTGCTATCATCTACTCATCTGCCTTGGAATGCAAAAGTGGCTGAAATCATATCAGGAGGCATTTGGGCATTCCCAGAGGGGCACGTTGATCTCCTGCCATTCTAG